In Magnolia sinica isolate HGM2019 chromosome 16, MsV1, whole genome shotgun sequence, the genomic window gaacatctaccccatcaatcagatgcaccattccatggtgggcctcggccttaaaaatcaagtcaatccattatgtgtgtcccacttggatgaggggtcacaccaagtttcggatgcatccaaatttcaggtgggccccaccaagtgcttttatatgttttaggcatgtcttcatttgattttagatggtatggcccacctgagtttcgtgtattaatttaaaggggatccatcaaatgcacagtgttgatattcgacacacatcatggtggggcccacacagctcgatctcatgggaagttcccattagCTTGacggcatagaaccatttccccttatatatatatatatatatatatatatatatatatatatatatatatatatatatatatatatatatatatatatatatattacaataaatAACTTGTTGCCTCACTCAAAACAAGGATTGCCAGAATACTTTGGCAATTAGATACATCAGGACGTTAACCtttcaatctagggtcatcttaCAATTATCTAAAACATGTATGGTAGGCCTCACCTTAGATAAGATACATACAAAAAATAAACCTGTTCGGTTTGGATAATTCATCGCTTTAATCATTTGactcttttcctttgaatttgGATGGTGTTTGTAACCTACAAATAACCAAAAGGTTAAAATACTTCAATATGAGAGTAATGATATACCCCACCAACCATCATATAAACAATTTTGAATTTCAGTCACGGTAGAAAACCTGGATAATGGCTAATTTTCCAAACATATCGTACCAAGTGGGGTGCCCTTTTAGAGAAACAAATAAGTTCCCTCTCAAGTTAGCTCCACCACCACTCCACATCttgcaaataaagtaaaaaattcACATTCAACCAATAGAATGCCAAATATCCATATCTAGGATCTTCCAAAGTAGggaatttttggtgcatggaccatctAAGGTGAGTCCATTGTGTCTAAATTTCAGATCAATTAACCATGGGCCCCGCTTGTACAAGTTGAAAGTGCAGTCGCTGGGCTCATCATTTCACAATACCTCTCTTTTAAAGCCTCCCATTATTTTCTTACAAGCGCCCCACCGGATAGGTTGATCGACCCAACCTTTTGGCCTGGCCAtcttcaaagtggggcccataaacATGCACACATTGCTAGGCCTAGTCATGCTCACGAAATTAAGATTATTCTAGAAAACAGTACTTGGAAGAGATTGGATAAATGAATTCAATGTTCACCCCTGAATTTGTAATGAACACCTTTATCAATTGAATGTTATTAGTACATCAACAGAATTTCACACTGCTAATCCACCTAGTAATCAATACAAGTACAAAAAGAATCCTTTCCTTACAAGAACAAAAACCTAACTGAATTTCCCCTATTCTCATTCTAGATGAAAAAATTCATTCCATCTTAACATGATCAAATTCCACATTAAATTCCGATGATCCAAAAAACAAAACCGCAACTCCATCAGTACCAAGAATCATGGCACGACCTAAATGCTACGGCACCAATGGAAGCATCAACCACAGATCCATAAATTATCAAACGGCCTGAATCCAATGGTCAAGATTATCTGACCCTGTTTTGCCTTCAAATCGCCAACTTTGTTCCCCTAAACAATGACAAAAATCACGTGTTCAAGTAGCAAACCCATTTGCCGAGATCTCACTCACTGTAGTACTCTTCACATAGAGTGGAATCCTTGTGCCTTGCTCCCTGAGCCGATTCACCATGTCATAGAGCCACTCAAAGGTGAGCTTCGATTGAGCATTGAGCTCCTCTCTCACGTGCGGATGCAACCTGAACCACTCCCCCAACATTTTGTGCACATGTGATCGGATCATTCTCCATGGCACTGGGTGTTTCTCGCACAGCTTCAAATACTCAACAACTAAATCCGCCTGGTCTAAACCACCATCTTTACTGCTTCCTTTTTCTACTTCTCCCCATTCAGCTGTCCGGTAGCCCGCAAAGAGCGCCGGATTCTCAAGAAGAGATTCAGCTGAAAGCACCCCCTCAGCACCCGTCTCCTCCAAACAGCTATGGACATCATCCATGTGGCGTACATTTCCATTGGCAAGGACAGGAATCCGAACAGCACTCCTCACGGCCTTGATTGCATTCCAGTTGGCTCGGAACTTCTTCCCATCTTTTTCGTCTCTGGTTCGACCATGGACAGCTAAGAGGGAGCAGCCAGCATCCTCGAGCATTCTAGCATATGCAATAGTGTCCTGTAGGCTTGGGAAGATTCTGATTTTGCATGAGACAGGGACGTGAAGGTTGTCGGCCAGCTTTTGCACAAGTGATTTTATAATGGGTAGGTTGTCCATTAGGAAAGCTCCATAATTCCCCCGCTTTGCTATCCGCTGTGGGCAACTGCACATCAGAGAAAGAGACAACAAGGATTAACTTGATTAGACATGCTGAGGCTCATCCCTTAAGAAGATGACTCAAACTGCTTGCCCCTTCTGCTCCACCACATGATGATCCAAACTGCCGATATTGAAGTTATGGGtctctactcatggctcagtggtagactcataagagtttcaacacagaggTCATGGGTCCGAGTACACTTTGTGGCGTGtattggtgtgagtgtgtgtaatataaaaaaaaaaaaaacttctgatATAGAAGGTCACAGCATATAGGTACCACATGGTAAAGGTCTCACTAATCAGATATCCTCACTGTCCACAAAAAGGTATTCAGTTTTGGACCATTGTTTCCATCTCAGCTTTGTGCAGACAGGCAAATCTCATATCTCTTATCGGTGAAATTTTCGCCACATGGCCCACAATGCTGGGACCTTCCAGGTGAACAGTCTCCAACATAACATTGTTGTGGAGATGGGCCAAAGCTCCTAATAATCTTTCTTAACTAGTAATTGTAGTGTACACAAGCTACATGACAGAACCGCTGTGCTTTTGAAACCATCCACACCTAAGAGCCTAAACCAAGGCGCCCCAGATGAAAAGATTGGAGTTGGTGATCAAATTCATTGTGGCCTTGCAATggtagtagaaagaaaaaatacatgACAACGTGGGGGCAGGGTgtccccccaagaaatttttgtTGGGGATTTCCTGTCAAATCGCAGCCTCAGACAGATCAAAAGCTGTTACAGTTAGAAACTATGGGACTCGACCCTGTGATAATCACCCATTACAAGTGGCGATCGTTTACCACAAGGTCATTGGACCCCATTAGATCAGAAAGCCCAAAAAGGTCATCATGATCCTCCTACCCCCCgcggcaaaagaaaaaaaaaatcatttctcaGCATTCTAATGCAGGGCAGTGGCCATTGTATGGTCCCAATCACCCCGCAATCTCAAATCATACTTCGAGAACAGATAAATGCTTAAAACTACTGGATTTGTAGATTTAGACCCCATCACACAAGTGGGATGGCATTGCATCGTCCATCAATGCAATGGTGGCATAACATCACAACACCATTGCATTGAGCATCACAACCAAAACATTTTTGAGGAATCATTCCTTGaagcaagagaatctctatatgATAAAAAATTCAGTGTCTCATTGAACTATTCTAGCCATTCATTatctaatcctaaccatctatctACCAAAATATTATTAGAAATGACAGACTATTCCTAAAACTTATCACAACCATATGGGCCTTCCATAAATGGTTCATAACTAAATGAATGTTAGAGTCACGTGATCTTGAGCTTGTTAGAACTTGATAAGCTTCCAACTGGATCAAATTTCAGGAAAGTCGGGCATCGTTTGGTACCTGGAATATACCCCGAGAATAAGTGGCAAAAATACTAAAGACGAAACTTGTTCAACTAATCAGTAACTCTAGCTCTAACAACTAACTAAACAATAATCCCAATTGACTTGTGCACCCAAGGTTTGACAGCATCACACATGGAGTCGACTAACTGATGAACCACCCATGAGGAGCTCACAGAATGATCAGACCACCATCGGGGGCCCACAAAATTGTCTTGACAGATTATGGGGCCCAGATCTTTGATTGGACAGATCACCAGCCCACTAGTGGACTTGCATGgcatctttcaaaataaaatttgataagaCTCAGCCGTATCCATTCAAAAAATTATTCACGGACCAAAACTGAACCAATCAGGGCAATTTCAATAGTTTCGGTTTCCCAGCGAGTCACGCTTGAAATCACTTGAATCCATGTTTTGTAGTACCCGCAATTAAGTTGCATTATCCTCCCCTATATGTCTTGTAGTAATGGTGGTTATGGCATGACTTCCCCTTTAAGTCCTATACCTATTGCTTATTTTTTATCGTGTATCCTGAATTCAAAGTTTGCTTTTTATTTGTTGTGTTTTTCAATATCTCATTATGTGATTTTATATACAAGGTTTATTTGATTCTTTGTATAATAATGAAAAACTTACTAAAAGATTGTTGTTCAAGGCTTGATTAGGATTTCACAATTTATGGCTTTGACTTTTAACGTGACAACATTATGCTTTGTTGGGAAATTTGGTTTGAAAACATCGAGTTGGTCACAATCTGAAgtaatggcccttgatagagtggaatgacagaaaaggattcatgtagccgaccgcaattagttgggataaggcttagatgatgatgatgatgatgatgatcgagTTGGTCACAATACCATTTAGGTTTAAATTACTACTTTTTGTATTTATGTTGATATATTCGGTGTTCaaagtatcactacaagtttcgttggccgggGATATGTGGAAACAATATCATTAATGCTGATAACcaaaaatgcagggaaacattggagaaacattggggaaatggtggaaattttcaatgaaactttaagataggctaaaatacacatttgcatatttagtttatatatatatatatatatatatatatatatatatataagaagaatacatacattataaGTTTCCACTTAATgggagcctaaaagcatgtgttgtcgtaagaaaccAGTCTAATAGTAACACAACATtcacttaaattccattaaattAACAAGCAAGCAataatgcattcatgcattcatatatcataTATACATGCATAAATGAGCATATAAACACAATACCTGCAtaatgatccaaccatccatcccatcgaaccatccaaaccatccaaccatccagtcatcccatccatccatccatccatccatccaaccaaccatccaaccatcccatcccatccatatatccatccaaccaaccatgcaa contains:
- the LOC131228547 gene encoding uncharacterized protein LOC131228547; this encodes MKDKRFIFSLPFYPRKSVPFPFHLSTPKSFMATLVSQLLDDDEDSQPCSNLHRSSLSHHSSPPPSQLESPPVPFLNGESRIHRAWAHWKRLGQPKLLVAPMVDNSELPFRMLCRKYGAEAAYTPMLHSRIFSENEKHRSLEFTTCKEDRPLFVQFCANDPDILLEAARLVEPHCDYVDINLGCPQRIAKRGNYGAFLMDNLPIIKSLVQKLADNLHVPVSCKIRIFPSLQDTIAYARMLEDAGCSLLAVHGRTRDEKDGKKFRANWNAIKAVRSAVRIPVLANGNVRHMDDVHSCLEETGAEGVLSAESLLENPALFAGYRTAEWGEVEKGSSKDGGLDQADLVVEYLKLCEKHPVPWRMIRSHVHKMLGEWFRLHPHVREELNAQSKLTFEWLYDMVNRLREQGTRIPLYVKSTTVSEISANGFAT